A stretch of the Leptidea sinapis chromosome 17, ilLepSina1.1, whole genome shotgun sequence genome encodes the following:
- the LOC126969150 gene encoding probable alpha-aspartyl dipeptidase, whose amino-acid sequence MLAKSGLSTIRMQSKRQALLLSSSNCHGYGLLEFAKQEICNFLSINNVRELIFIPYAQNDFNGYTKKIADVIDPWGFSVKGLHTFPDPANAINSAKAIFIGGGNTFLLLHRLYEKNLVNIIRDKVDDGSLIYMGSSAGTNVATISIHTTNDMPIIYPPTFEAIGIVPFNINPHYIDKVDETHKGETRDQRIGEYMEMSHAKPVLGMHEGCILHVNANQLTLKGISGAVLFQKSEMKTKYDVGADLSFLL is encoded by the exons ATGCTTGCCAAAAGTGGATTGTCGACCATTAGAATGCAATCGAAGCGACAAGCTCTTCTGCTCTCCTCATCAAATTGCCATGGATATGGTTTATTAGAATTTGCAAAACAAGAAATTTGTAACTTCTTATCAAT AAATAATGTACgtgaattaatatttataccttATGCACAAAATGATTTTAATGGATACACTAAAAAAATTGCAGATGTTATTGATCCTTGGGGATTTTCTGTAAAAGGACTTCACACATTTCCAGATCCTGCAAATGCAATCAATTCAGCAAAGGCAATATTTATTGGAGGGGGCAATACATTCTTACTCTTGCATAGGTTGTATGAGAAAaatttagtaaatattattagaGATAAAGTTGATGATGGAAGTTTAATTTACATGGGCAGCAGTGCTGGAACCAATGTTGCTACAATAAGCATTCATACTACAAATGATATGCCAATCATATATCCACCAACATTTGAAGCTATTGGAATTGTCCCATTCAATATCAATCCACACTATATTGACAAAGTAGATGAGACTCATAAAGGCGAAACTAGGGATCAAAGGATAGGAGAATATATGGAAATGTCTCATGCAAAACCAGTTTTGGGTATGCATGAAGGTTGTATTTTACATGTGAATGCAAACCAACTCACACTGAAAGGTATTTCAGGGGCTGTATtatttcaaaa